The DNA window TAGTAATTAAACAAATGTAGGTATTGTTGAACATAGTTGGATCCCCGTTTTTATTTAGAATATCAAGAATAGTTGAGAATATATCATTCCCaatgatatttaaaaaatgatGGTAAAGCAATGCAGGAATGTCACAAGGCCCAAGGGCGACCATCCCTTTCATTAGATGCATAACCCTATACACTTCCTCATTAGTAAAAGAGTTGTTTAAGTCACTTATCCTCATAGGAGTAAGTGTgtatttcatgattttttttgtttgtttaagttGGCAAGATTAATTGTTATAGATTGCTCCTTGTTgaaattaatgaaaatattttagatCTCATCTTCATTAGTAAACCCCTCATTACCATTACAATGCAACTGATCCTATTTTGTCTTTTCCTTTGGCTAGACTTTTGGTGGAAGAATTTCCTTCAACCAATGCATCTTAACGGGCCCACCACATCTATTATTTTAAACATTTATATAAGTCTTCTTGAATCTGATGAACGTGCTTCTTATTAATGTTCCTCTGGTTATTTCTTTGAGCATCTTGTAGCTTCATCTAAAGATCTTTGATCTTATGCTTAGTATTACCAAAAGTAGTCTGGCCCTAACTCCACATATTCTGAAAAGGTGATATCCAATTTAACTTTTAGGTGTTAATTATAATGATTCGAGCTCTCCTTGACCACTTCTATGATAGAGGGGTTGTCTAGCCAAACTCTCTCAAATCTTTTAGGTTTTTTCCATCAGGTATAATTTTTCCTAACCATTCCAGTATTATTGAAAGTAGGCAAGATAGAGTTATGATCTGATTTCTTCTTAATGAGATGAATACTTCAGTGGTGTTAGAAATAGCTTATTCAATTATGGTTAGCCATAAATCTGTCCATCCTAGCTGATATGAATTTGTTTCCCTATTGGTTATTATTCCAAGGGCCCATCATTTTCTCAAAACATTGGTCAATCGAACCACAAGAGCCAAAGGAGTTATTAACAGTAAACCAAAGATTAATATCAATGAGATTTCCTCccattttctcattttaattagttATAACATTCATATCTCCAAACATAATCCATTTATCATAATTATATCTTTGGGCGAGATTATTAATGAGATTACAAGTAAggattttttttgttctttttttagaATAGCCATAGATACTCGTGCCTATTCAAATGTAGTcattattatcaatattattgttATCCATAATATAAAAGTCAATGAAATTCTTATTCAAATCCAAAACATGTAAATTTACatcattttcccaaaatatagctaAACCACCGGCTTTGCCCCCTCCCAAAATATGACAACACCCTTAATTCTATCATAGACTTTGTCATTAACACAATTCTTAGTTTCACATAAGAACAAAATATTAGGAAAGGCTTGCCATATCTCACGGACAACCTTTCCAAGAAGGCTAGCCAATTATGTTATTGTTTCTGAGCCATTGGATCCAATTGTATCTTTTATCTCCAATAtccttctttttttgttgtttatgttttttcCAAATACCTATTTTTCATCTTCCTTTTCCTTTATTGATAGATTAGTTAGTTAGTTTTATCATGGTCTTTGGGGTTTGGCTGTATTGGGTGATACTAGGCTTTTGTGTAAGGTTACTGCTATAATATTTCTCTCTTTATTGAATTTTCCTTCGACTTGGTTGATTAGTCTTTACCCATGGACCTAATGAATATATTTTAGTAATTTCATGCCCAGGATTTGTAGAATTTTTGCAATGCTCCTCGTTGTGTCCCATTAGCCCACATTCAAAACAGAATATGGGTAGATTTGCATACTTGAAATCCACCCAATTCACCCCACTAGTCTTGCTTCCAATGTACATTGTGGGTTTTTTGGCTCGTGGATGCCGAGCTTCACCTTAACTTACACTATTATAGTTTGATAAGATATTTCAAATACATCTGCTTCACAAACATCCCCAAGCTTTTTCTCTAGTTTTAGGCCCATTTGTGGAGTTTTCCCATTGATGGGTCGACCCCATATCTAGACCCAAATAGAAGTTCTAGAAAACTCATGGAATTTAAAGCATATTTACCATTCCATTATTGCAAGATGAACCAAGAGTTCATGTATATCCAGGGACTCCCTTTCAAATTTTTGGTATAGTCTTCTTTTTTGTCCATAGTGATCTTAAAGATCATAAGTTCAATTTCTTTGACAAACAGGTTCTGAGGGTTGCACCATATGTTGGATAATGGAACTTGGATTGAACCTTTGTGATTTTTCAGTGATAATCTTTCCCAATATAACCCTCTATGCAATATCCTTAATATCCTGAATTTCTTCTTTGTAAACAAAAAATTCGGGTTCCATGGTAGTTTCTTGGTTGTCATTACCTGTTGTGATATGATCTTGTTGGTACTCATTACTGTTTTGGTTGAATTTTTTATGCGGAGTAACAATGTTTCCCATATTATATTGTTTTCTGATTTTTGGTACCGATATGAATCTATTATTAGTGTTCATGATCATCTCTATTTCTGTATGCAGATACTTGGAATCTTGAAATGTATTTGGGTTAGTGCTGGTTTCAACGTGATCCATGAACACAGGAAAATGGATGAGCAAAAAGATGGAGAGAGAGATTATGGGTAGAAATCAAAAGCTGGCCTTGAGATGCTAATCAGAGAAGACAACACAGAGGAACCCAACACCACACCAGCAACCAGAAGCAAAAaataagagaaagagaaaaactcTGAAAACCAAACGCATGAGATAACAAACACCCAACTCAGGATATGACACCACTAAAAATAcctaaattcatttaaaacaagtttttgtatttaattatttattcttattcaaaaaaaggaatttgtgtttaattatttaatcacatCTACAAGTAAGTAAGTTTGTACTTTATTTTCACTCTTTTTCCCTAGTTTTTTCTTCTAAATAACAAGTAAATTTAATAGGAGAATTTGATGCacttctattatatatattaaaacatagaCCAACATTATTTACCACATAATCTAATTTCTATCATGTCAAGAAATTGCTGATGTGGCAGCTCTTATTTACAAGTTTTCATTTTGGGTAGATTTTCTATAACTTTTAGGAAcataatatgaaaaatattttctaaataaatatGATGTCGGGTCATTGCTGAAAGAGTCTCACTGTCGTCGTCGTTATTCTCATGTGATGTCGCTAGTTGATTCTTCCATGTATGCAGAATTTTGTAGGAAAAAATTTAACTGCCTTCGCCATCATCGCCTCACTGCCTTCACCATCATTCTCATATAATGCTGCTCTTTAGTTCCACTATGCAGAAAGAATTTTAAAGAAaagtgaaaattttgaaattgtgATTGATGATGTCTTTCTTTTGTTATACATTTTTTTCACTacaattttttaaatgaaaaaaaatcttttcacCAACTTTATTCAAATGTATTGTGTACTTCATACATTATTCTAtataaatatattgtttcattttttaaaaacattttagtGTCCGCACATCGCACGGGTCAGATTATACTCTAACTTATTCTTAAGAGAATAATCTCTATCTTGAGAAACACTTATTTGGTCAAGAGCATAAATAAAACTCATTTAAGCACACACATAAATAGAAAATGATatttaagagaaaataattaaatatcatatatttttaaaatatttaaacattGTGTAGTTATCTAATGATTGTGTGCCAAACTGATTTACATTTGGGTTTGTGCCAATATAAGTATTTCCCTCTATTCATTGAATTTTGTGAGTTGCACTTCCAGGAAGAGAATTTAATAATCCAATCACCTAGTAGATCAATAACTTATCATAAGTCATAACTTATCTATAAATTCTCTTTTCACTACTCAAACTCCAAACCATTTTTGATTCTCCTGAAACACAGTCAACAACAATTCAATTCAAATCAAACCCTCTTTCTTCATTTCCTTAACCCCATCAAAAAaacccaacaacaacaataaccacAACCATGGTGGTCGCAGAACAAGGTTCATCATCCTATTCACTCCCACCATACCCTCGAGAAGACACCCCTCTTCTcactaattcaccccccctctctTCCCAATTCAAAACCTGCGCCAACATCTTCATCTCCATCGTCGGCGCCGGTGTCCTCGGTCTCCCCTACAGCTTCAAACGAACCGGATGGGCCACCGGTTTAATCATGCTATTCGTCGTCGCGTACATCACCTACCACTGTATGTTACTTCTTGTCAACACACGCCGCAAGCTCGAATCAGCAATGGGTttctcaaaaatcaaatctttcggCGATTTAGGGTTCACCATTTGTGGCCGATTGGGTCGGTTCTCAGTTGATGCCATGATTGTTCTTTCTCAAGCTGGGTTTTGTGTTAGCTATCTGATTTTCATTTCTTCCACTTTGGCTTTTCTCGCCGCCGGTGACTCTACCGGAGAAACGATTCCGGTGTTTCTGGGTTTGACTCCGAAGGTTTTGTTTCTTTGGGGGTGTTTTCCTTTTCAATTAGGGTTGAATTCGATTAAGACTTTGACCCATTTAGCTCCTTTGAGTATTTTTGCTGATGCTGTTGATATTAGTGCCAAGAGTGTTGTTATGGTGGAAGATGTTTTTGTTTTCATCAACAATAGGCCTAGTTTAGAGGCTTTTAAGGGTTTCTCTGTGTTTTTCTATGGTATTGGTGTTGCTGTTTATGCTTTTGAAGGGATTGGGATGGTTTTGCCTTTGGAAAGTGAGACTAAGAATAAGGAGAAGTTCGGTAGGGTGTTAGGTTTAGGGATGGGTATGATTTCTCTGTTGTTTGGTGCTTTTGGTTTGTTAGGTTACTTTGCTTTTGGTGAGGAAACTAAGGATATTATCACTACTAATCTAGGTCAAGGTTTGGTGAGTGTTGTGGTTCAATTAGGGCTTTGTGTGAACTTGTTTATTACTTTTCCTTTGATGATGAATCCTGTTTATGAAGTGTTTGAGAGAAGGTTTTGTGATTCTAGGTATTGTTTGTGGTTGAGGTGGTTGTTGGTTTTGGCTGTGAGTTTGGTGGCTCTTTTGGTGCCGAATTTTGCTGATTTTCTTTCGCTTGTTGGAAGCAGTGTTTGTGTTGTTCTTGGATTTGTGTTGCCTGCTTTGTTTCATTGTATGGTTTTCAAGGAGGAGTTGGGTTGGAGATGCTTGGTTTCTGATGGCGCTATTATGGCTTTTGGGATTGTCGTTGCTGTTTATGGAACCTATAGCTCTGTGTCGGATATTCTTTCTCCTAAGGCATGATTTGATTTGGAAGAAGTGAAGTTTGAAAGATGAAAAACTGAATTTTCAGATGTTTTTGGTAAGGGAACCATTGTTCATGTGCTTAATGTTGTATTGCTGCATGCTGAAGTATATGCTTGGTTGTTCCTTGATGAAGATTTTTGCCTATGCTGTTCTTCAGTCTTGTTtgttgattaatgatgattgtgtGATAAAACTACGAATTTTTATTTGTtgtattttgtctttttttttttatgtaaaaagtTACGAGAATAATTGCCATACGGTCAGTGCATTACAACCATTCATAAGTGTACCGTCAGTGTAAAAAGTTATGATTCACTAACTAGTGAAAAATTTCTTTGCACCGtcagtgtatttcaattaaattcataaGTTATAGCTCTAGTTTGTTGGGATTGATGAAAATAAAGGGAACATGTGTAAGTGATGTTCCttgaatattttttaagttagttTGGGAAACATTACATAAGTTGCTGTTTGAAACTTTCTTCTTGATTCATAAGCACATGAATTTCTTTTGTGGATTCATaagggaaaaagaagaaaaaaaaatgttgcTGATATGGATCAAAGAGAGATCTGCAAAAGTTGTTGATTGTGTTTAGCATTTAGATTTAGATTATAGTTTAATTGGATAGTTTATTAATATATAAGTTTGGTTTATATAATAAAACGTGCTTATTAGCTATAAACCACTTGATGTAACTTGTAGAGTAGTATATTACTTCTTgcagtttttgtttgtttgtaaCTTTGTGTGAACATGCAGAAAATGATACTAATGGATGGAAATGAAAACATGGGACCATTTGAAAATAGAACTAATCCTCCTAACACAATTTCCACCAATAATGTTGTGTTAGATTTAGCAATTGTATCCCTAGCCACCATAACATGCACCAGCTCCTTGGACCATACTAGTATATTCTTTTTAATAGACTATATGCACTGTTCCAAAACCTAGTAGGTACAAGTACAACCATCAagtggattttttttatttattaaaaaagatgTTTTATTTCTAGACAACAACAGCCAAACTTTTTCTTGTTAAGGGGAGTCGGCTATAAAAGGATTAAACTATATGCATTAATGTTCTATAAAAAACGTGACTCTACCCAGGtcataaattttgaatttttaataaaattatttagtcTTTATTTACGTTTAATGGCTTGATTATCATTTATCTATTTTCTTTATGTAGTGTAGTGGCTAGAGTTCATCCTTTAAAGATAAAAAAGTAAGATGTCATAGGTTTAAATTTGCCATCATAAACTTGATGTCTCAATACAACTATTAACTGAATTGATTTAACGAAATTATTtatggctctgtttggtaaaactagctgatagctggtagctggtagctgatagctggtagctgatagctttTAGCTGGTGACTGGTAGCTTTTAGCTggtgactgatagctgataagctaacatgagtgtttggtaaattagctgtttcattagctgatagatacaaaatgacataaatgatcattttaattaataagaataataatattttattaaagtaataagggtataaatggaaaaaaaaagtcacaagctaaaagctacaagctcaaaagctacttcaaatagcttttgataaaaaaagctaaaagctagtaaaaaagctacaagctaaaagctaaaatagcATTACCAAACAGTGCTTTTTCATTAATGttagctgaaaagctaaaagctaaaagctctttttgggtcttaccaaacagactcaTAGTACAACTATTAACTGAATTGATTTAACGAAATTATTTATTTACTCCCTATGTTTCTTTTTAATTCTCACTTTAAAACTTTCTACATATACCAAAAAAAgctaataattattattactttttatACCATTGTTCTCTTTTTACCTATAATATCCTTAATTATTTGTCACAtgcatttgattttttttttctctctataaTAAATGATTAGGAATAATTTTGACAAAAGTGCAATTAATATTACCTTGAATTTACAAGTGAcaattaaaaaagaataaaaaatattttaaaagtgaTACTTAAAAAGAAACGGAGGGAATATTTTACTATTcttattttaggtttttttacaCATGCTCAAATCACTTATGTCTAATTTTCAGtatcttttctattttaaatattacTTCAGTACTTTATATAATATTGTCATTTTTAACTTTATGTCATTATTTTTACTACACATTCAATACTTCACTTATGTTGTACTTAATTTATCCTTGTATTGATTCTTTATAGTTCAACATTGTGTTCCGGACAAGTTTTAGCATTTCTGCACCAGAGTCAGCCATGTGCATGTGCAGGAAGTGCTACAGCACAGGGTCCCAAATTTTAGAGGCCCCAAAATTTTAAAAGGTCCAATTTTTTTCCgtaaatattaattgaaataaataaaatgttataataaaaattcaattaatcaaaaaatgctataataaaaactcaatacatacaaaaattgagatggatcaaaactcaaaataattttaattaaatatattattgattaatacataaatgtaatttttatgtgtcttttttaattattatagttgtatttatattttaaatttgagcctattttcaaaattaaaacggGGCCTCTGCGTTGATTGGGCCGACCCTGTTCTGCACTTAGAtcaatctttaattttttttactttaacttTATTATAAACACTTTCGTTTCACCATCACAGTTCTTTTACTCATTTGTCTAGAATCATTTGATTCTCCCAATGTTTCTTTTGCTGCTTTTCTAAAATCATGTGTCATCTTGTCCCACATATAATTCGCACATTAATGGGGTTGTTCAAAATCTTCTCCAAAATCTTGTGTTGAAAATTCTTTACTTTTCACCCTTCAAATATTATCACTTGATTCGTGGAGATTCCATGTGACTTCTTGTCCACTCTATCCTCTTGGCCTTTACATCCAGAACTAATATTTTATCTTGAATAGTCAAGCTTTCTCTAGATATGACTTTAAAGTCTAAGAAAATCAGGTATTATGTTAAATCAATCTGAGGCGCGTAACCATTGATAACATTAAAAGTGTCTTGTTCCATTACAAATTTTAGGGCGGTGGTTTGATCTCATACCCTTTTTACATCTACAATATTCTTCTTTCACTCATTGTCAACCAATATTTTTACCccattttttatttaactttagTGGTGTCGTGAAGCTTAAATCTTGAgtgatttaatttttttgaatttttactcGTCCACTTGGTTTCTTGTAGGTACATAAAAATTACTTTCTTTATAAATATAGTGTCCATTTTTTTTCTAGGTTTTCTTGTAAGTGCGCATGTATCCATGTTCCAAAATAAATCATACTCTTATGAACTATTTTATCCACCACATTCGTTCATAAAATGTGTGGAAATTCTTGCTTATATTTCAATGCACTCAGGCGGCCATGCCAATGCCCTTGTCACTTGACATTGTATCTGAGTTGTATAGCATGCTATTTTTGAGAAATGACTTAACATTCACATTATTATGTATTTGATTTATGTCATAGAAATTCGACGAAGACTTACATTAAATATCAATTACATAGCATAACTTTTTCCTTTTAACCGAATAGAGCTCTTTCAAAGGAATTACAACTGAAATCTTAACGTTTACATCATCGTAAATTCATAATGGTGTATATAGAAGATTCGCATTAAGGAATTAATGTATGCTTATTAAGATTTTGTAAAATCCATAAATTGAAAAcgttacaaaaataatttttgtagATAATTCAAATCATATTTTCGAGAATGTGAGATTGGAAATCCATATTACCGTCTTTGTTTAACTATTAATAAAATATACTTGAATATGATTTACTcatgaaatttttaatttttaaaaataattaattataattagggATGACAGAAAAAACCCGTACTCGTGGGTATTTGCGCATAAAATTGTCACGAGCATAAATTTGATGGCTTATTCACTAGCACAAATTTGATGGCTTAATCACTAGTACATAGACAAATTTGTTGATAATCGTGTTCGTTAATAAttgtcaaaatattttaaattttatttgagaAAATAGGATATGCAACgtcagtgtaaaaaaatttatattgacAATCAATTATCACCGTGTACTCGATCAAATCacacttaaattttaaaattgttttgatgatttgacaaattgttgattttttattggaCGACAATGTAAATCTATTTTACACTGTTATTGCATGTCTATTAAACTCATATTATTTTGTAGaacttaaaattattattattattattatgttaagcatgaaattattattattattattattattgttattattattattattattattattattattattttgttgaatCTAATGTAATTATGTGgtgaaagaataaataaaaagtgtgatttattttgtattaaatttaaaattatttttatatgttttttaaaAGAGGAtaaattttttagttaattataatttttttcaaaaataaaattatttaaataatagtatttataaatatttgtagATACCCACGGATACCTCAAAATCTATAGATACTCGTTTGGTAGATATTCACACGGAAATGTCATGGCCCATGAGCACGAATATCATATTTATCTAACAATGTGAGCGTGAGTAGCGATAGATTAGCACTTGTCCCATGAGCATTTATCCTTTGTCATCCCTAATTACAACTACTCACTTCTAGGGTATTTTAAcatctttgtttttttatttttaaattttttaatattataaataagatAACCCACTTCTAGGTTATTTTAAcacttttgttttttatttttaaatatttactattatAAATAAGATAAAGTTTAAGAATATTTCTTAACCTTAATAACTTGTAAAAGTAATTTATGAGAACAGAATTTTTGATAATAACattcttaaaaataaatattttttaaatttaaattttaaagaatatattccttttacaattttttaaaatgaatctAATACTCatacaaatatttaaaatgttaaaatagtGTCTTCTTGATTGTTTACATATCAAATTGTATTATATAGTATCATTTTATTAGGTTTCCACACATGTTTGTATGATATATGTGATAGAATGGATGTTCAAAAAATTTCTTCTTCTCGAATTTATGTTATTGGTGTGTAATAGCCTTTAGGATTTGTTTGTTATAcactttttaaaaacaatttttatagtaTTATTTTGTTAACAAGATTTTAAAAGATATTCTTTTAGAAAATAAATTTAGGTAAAATTCAACTTAGATAGTTTTTTCTTATaaagattattttaaataatttattttttgctacaattttttaaatcatatttattttcaaaaatatatttataaagagAAACTATTATTTTGGTACaagtgaaaaaaagaaataaaaagttaTTTAGAAAAAAAGTCCCACTAGCATCAACTAACAGGAGAGTGATGATTTAAACATGAGACTCCACAAAGGACTGCTAGGGGTGGacaacggttcggttcggttcgggCCCAAACCAGTGAACCGAACCAACCCTCAGGTGTAATAGCTAGAACCTAATTTCGACCCTATTAGCCTTCGGGTTTTTTCGGTTCGGATTAAACCGGACCGGGTATTAAAACCGGTTTAATTCGGATTGGACCGGACTaagtataaatttattttattccttttttttaaaattttattagattccttctttttaaatttttattatttgggCCACTAAACATATTTAGAATGACAAGTTAGAAAATTACGTCTATTAAGTATTAAGCCAAAATATATATTCCATTAAATTGTGCTAATAATTaagttatatttaattaaaattagttttattattcaaaagattaattaaaatataGATCAATTTTTTAGCCTCcaaaattagatttttttaatagaaaaattagGCTTTTTTTGGTGATTTCATATTAGACTGCTTTAGTgcaaaatataaatatttgattCATATTAAAATTCATCAAATGCAATTAAAACAACTATTCAAGtccataaattaaaatacattaataatacaaaaatagaagattaattcaaataaaattcatatgtaaATACAGCCCAACATAAATTTATGGTTTGTCCAAGAATATTGATAACCAATCCTCATCTGATATACTTGCAACACCTgaaacataaaacaaaacaattgcAACAGCTGACCTGAAAGACAGAAACATAAAACAAAAGATCAATGGTTACTCACTTATAAATACAATTTTGAATAAATTGTTTCTAGCTTccctaaaatattataatggttttaaaactattttacttAAGTTATTTACAAACAAAACATACCcttacaaacaaacaaaaactcaaTAAACTTTTCACTGCATCTATCTATTTAAACATATCAAAACAGAACGTAAAAGGGGAGGAAGCCAACTGCAGTGAAACTCTAAACCACATCCATCTAAAATGAATTACATCTCCACTAAACCTCCTTTCTAAATCATTTCCATCTTCAACTTGCAACGTTTTCAGATCTAGAAACCTGCAAGTGAAATGAAAACCCTAAAATGAAAACCAAACAACACTAAGTGAATGAAAACCCTTAAATCATAGTTAGCTAACACAGTAATAACTCAAACAGTAAATAATAATCCCTAAAAAGAAGCCAAGACTTTACCTTTGTAGATTTTCATGTCTTCAAAATGCTAGAACAACATCTTGTAACATTAAACagattcaataaataaaaataaaacaatgaaTGAAGGACAGACGACGGTGAAGATGAAGAAGGGTGGGCTGTGAGAGACGAAAACTCAGAAGAAAATTCAGaagaaaattttcttcaaaaaattagcGCCGTTGCTCTTAAGATTTGAGAGAGATGAGAGTGAGGTTGTTGCGGCTAGGGTTAAGAAGGGGGAACATATATAGAGAATTGCTGATGACAACTTAAAAACTGGGTTTGGATCTTCAAATAACAAGAGTATTGGGCCAAAAGTATTGGGCCTAACATACCTATTCCATGGTTATTCGGTCGGATTCGGACACCGACGGTTACAAAATTATCAACCGAACCCGACCATTGATGTCCGTCTACATCCATTTTAGGCATCCGACAAAACCGATAAACCGATCAAAACCGTCCGAGAGCGTTTCGGAAGAACGGGTTCTTCGGTTTTCGGTCGGTTCATGAAAGCTTGTCCACCCCTAGGACTGGCTACATTATTATCAGTCCCATGTTTCGTCAAATAGTCAACACAAACATTCTTCTTCCTAAGAGTATGAAATATTTGAACTTGTTATTCTCTTGAGAGAAACTTTTTAATATTGTGAAGAATTGCGGCATAGTGATGTCAAACATTAACAATCTAGGAAATAAACTTGATAATAAAGTTGAAGTAAGAATAACACATCAGGTATTTGATACCAAATTCTCAGGCCATACACAAATCATGGTATCGCCTCATCAGCTCCGCACGAAGAATGTTGTAATAATTAATATTACATACAAAATCGTGAATCCAAACACCATTAGCATTTCGAATCAATCCATCTAAATCCGAGATGTCGGGATTTTCAAGACTACTGACATCATATTCAAAATCATATTACTATCTTTGTGTGCAATCCACGTAATCGTTCTCGTTGGATGAGGCAAATAAtgcttgaaaaaatatttaactaaagAGATTAGCATAATTCACTATGAAGAGTTTCAAAATATAGGAAGATATCACTTCATTCACAAGATATAGTATGTTCCTAGTGCGCCACAACCATCGACAAACTGG is part of the Vicia villosa cultivar HV-30 ecotype Madison, WI linkage group LG2, Vvil1.0, whole genome shotgun sequence genome and encodes:
- the LOC131651954 gene encoding amino acid transporter AVT3C-like, whose protein sequence is MVVAEQGSSSYSLPPYPREDTPLLTNSPPLSSQFKTCANIFISIVGAGVLGLPYSFKRTGWATGLIMLFVVAYITYHCMLLLVNTRRKLESAMGFSKIKSFGDLGFTICGRLGRFSVDAMIVLSQAGFCVSYLIFISSTLAFLAAGDSTGETIPVFLGLTPKVLFLWGCFPFQLGLNSIKTLTHLAPLSIFADAVDISAKSVVMVEDVFVFINNRPSLEAFKGFSVFFYGIGVAVYAFEGIGMVLPLESETKNKEKFGRVLGLGMGMISLLFGAFGLLGYFAFGEETKDIITTNLGQGLVSVVVQLGLCVNLFITFPLMMNPVYEVFERRFCDSRYCLWLRWLLVLAVSLVALLVPNFADFLSLVGSSVCVVLGFVLPALFHCMVFKEELGWRCLVSDGAIMAFGIVVAVYGTYSSVSDILSPKA